The Triticum dicoccoides isolate Atlit2015 ecotype Zavitan chromosome 6A, WEW_v2.0, whole genome shotgun sequence genome has a window encoding:
- the LOC119318291 gene encoding golgin subfamily A member 4-like yields MSRVPKWKIEKAKVKVVFRLQFHATNIPSTGWDKLFLSFISADTGKVTAKTNKANVRNGSCKWPDPIYEATRLLQDSRTKTYDDKLYKLVVAMGTSRSSILGEVDVNLAEFAEAVKPVSITLPFRGCNFGTVLHVTAQLLSTKTGFREFEQQRETGARSSQQLVNQRSHDPSEVAVASSNVGSDKANARNKLKETSLGFPVAEDSAGSTEDYENSSHNSDGYFAEKNDPCGSHEISSFRSIHSGDLPLCPTSQSPTPEKGPFRGKRLSPQGSSDWSHGWSPEFSASHDLAAAHDENNRLKSRLEVAESAFSQLKSEATSLQDVTDKLGSETQGLANQLAVELMSRSELTTEVSSLRTECSSLKRELEEMKSAKPLQHKADGGNGVLATDSSVHNLQTEWLQGLLLLESKLQQTRNNALHGLQASDLDFLLADIGALQRVIENLKQGVQLGQMKENNYQEHLAPPSNVAHQSSSGRDHNSDKKNTGSTATMEEKMCGLLQKLEDSKTEKENLLEKMSQIERYYESFIHKLEESQKQTAIELENLRKEHNSCFYTVSVLQAQKQKMHEEMNDQLMRFAEDRTALEAQNKEFERRAVATETALKRVRWNYSAAVDRLQKDLELLSFQVLSMYESSETLAKQPIVEDAEHFPEEHSAIADLSGTIEHDQDRPVVKQRGTEGLHEATASQMFSTENGTSLSFSYKMDDQQNLLRAAKIEELRSRSEVICNPDSQVNCSNTEGPKDASSTMESDILETYAVNIQWQVFSDVLRESHYTALDMIKQMQGRLYVLEKELHDSNDARESLMLKLNSALDQSKSLKESESGYIFKCDDLTVKNQILEAKLQDISVENALLMERLVVSETLVEEHKTCESKYNACTEERKRFENLLMKESQQTSQLKDELRSVMEDFEAVKDELRKQSSLISEQQIVSTSLQEQLSILCSKLISLSKDIDIPCLDDVSLLHELENKNYAAVIASLEFFQQQACQKVLHLHHEKDALEEMCDFLRKRSDKSETELLDVKQKFHCDMAGTEEKLNISEGHVEKLQQELQEMVHKFEIISEAQEQHSISNGDLTSKLAKMEVELRIVTSENETLVEKMKDIAAVVQELERTKITLAESDEDNKTLAESLQSKDELLMHMENEIRGLQNCLSCTEGNLLREKTTREDLESALASLTSQLSEKDQVLLSYNEDKTELLHLRDQISDMSKENSLMQDALSESEQIKRDLSCKNCSLQSQLANAENQLGTILEDFLATEIEASCMRSQVEEVAVQLEYLKNDFGKLQLKNKDADELLRAHMLTVAELTDRNATLESAIHSQEINFARVIQEKEGLEELIKRNEQTLAQVSNSESRDTSVSINNSEAELKYQDEIVQLRAVQTNLEEHVDGLRSAKDEVEILNVVLKSKLEEHHTEASSLLQDSGYQLTNLKEQNKELTQKLAEQTLKAEEFKNLSIQLRELKEKAEAGKKEKEGSLFAIQDSLRIAFIKEQYESKVQELKSQVFVSKKYSEEMLLKLQSALDEVETGRKNEIALAKRIEELSMKVSELEVEMQDLSADKRELSNAYDSIMTDLECTKLNFDCCKEEKQRIEVSLQECSEERNRIRVELDLVKKLLENMALTDHVASPDNSGSRIPRATSIGQILGDVKSGSAPELIPKLTEVDSELQEDEGEIHSTHISSNVAESEDVGKSDEHPHAKHAPTKNLENCHKQSEESLEDHPTVDNTIKDISKEHKKLANDLNLFQKELERLKNENSSPLLPLDINLIDPSLSGLERALSQLDMANEHLRSIFPSFKELPGSGNALERVLALELELAEALQTKKKTDILFQSSFLKQHNDESAVFQSFRDINELIQDTIELRRKQVAVESELEEMHGRYSELSLQFAEVEGERQKLAMTLKARSPRK; encoded by the exons ATGTCAAGGGTGCCAAAATGGAAGATTGAAAAGGCCAAAGTTAAAGTTGTATTCCGGCTGCAATTCCATGCAACAAAT ATTCCATCTACAGGATGGGACAAGTTGTTTTTGTCCTTTATCTCTGCTGATACAGGAAAGGTAACTGCAAAAACAAATAAAGCAAATGTGAGGAATGGAAGCTGTAAATGGCCAGATCCTATTTATGAAGCAACACGACTTCTTCAGGATTCTAGGACTAAGACATATGATGACAAGCTCTACAAGCTTGTTGTGGCCATG GGGACTTCTCGATCTAGTATTCTTGGGGAGGTCGATGTTAATCTTGCCGAATTTGCAGAAGCAGTGAAGCCTGTTTCAATCACACTTCCTTTTCGTGGTTGCAACTTTGGAACAGTATTACAT GTCACGGCACAACTGCTCAGCACCAAAACTGGCTTCAG GGAATTTGAACAGCAAAGAGAAACTGGTGCCAGAAGTTCCCAGCAGCTAGTGAATCAAAGAAGTCACGATCCTTCTGAAGTTGCTGTTGCTTCATCCAATGTTGGTAGTGATAAG GCTAACGCAAGGAATAAGTTAAAAGAAACTTCTTTGGGGTTCCCTGTGGCCGAAGATTCTGCGGGTTCAACCGAAGATTATGAAAATTCATCACATAATTCAGATGGTTATTTTGCCGAAAAGAATGATCCGTGTGGCAGTCATGAAATCAGTAGCTTTAGGAGCATACACTCAGGTGATTTACCACTTTGTCCGACAAGTCAAAGCCCTACACCAGAGAAGGGGCCATTTCGGGGTAAGCGTCTTTCACCACAAGGGAGCAGTGATTGGAGTCATGGTTGGAGTCCTGAGTTCTCTGCCAGTCATGATCTTGCTGCTGCTCATGACGAGAATAATCGACTCAAGTCCAGATTGGAGGTGGCTGAGTCGGCCTTTTCTCAGCTCAAGTCAGAAGCAACATCCCTGCAAGATGTCACTGACAAATTAGGCAGTGAAACGCAGGGCCTAGCTAACCAGCTTGCTGTTGAACTTATGTCACGCAGCGAGCTCACTACTGAAGTATCTTCCCTAAGGACAGAATGTTCTAGTTTGAAAAGAGAGTTGGAAGAAATGAAATCTGCTAAACCCTTGCAGCATAAGGCTGATGGAGGAAATGGTGTTCTTGCTACAGATAGTTCAGTACATAATCTCCAAACAGAATGGCTGCAAGGCTTGCTGCTTCTTGAAAGtaaactgcagcagaccagaaataATGCTCTCCATGGACTTCAAGCAAGTGATCTTGATTTCCTTCTTGCTGATATAGGGGCTCTTCAGCGTGTTATTGAGAACCTCAAGCAAGGTGTTCAGCTTGGACAAATGAAAGAAAATAATTATCAAGAACATTTGGCTCCACCATCCAATGTTGCCCATCAATCAAGCTCCGGACGTGATCATAATTCCGACAAGAAAAACACTGGCAGTACAGCCACGATGGAGGAAAAAATGTGTGGGCTCTTGCAGAAGTTGGAGGACTCAAAAACTGAGAAGGAGAATCTTCTGGAGAAGATGAGCCAGATTGAGCGCTACTACGAATCTTTTATCCACAAGCTTGAGGAAAGCCAGAAGCAGACAGCAATTGAATTGGAAAATCTTAGGAAAGAACACAATTCTTGTTTCTACACAGTTTCTGTCCTCCAAGCCCAGAAGCAGAAAATGCATGAGGAGATGAATGACCAGCTAATGAGATTTGCTGAGGACAGAACAGCTTTAGAAGCTCAAAATAAGGAGTTCGAGAGGAGAGCTGTTGCTACGGAAACAGCACTTAAGAGGGTCCGATGGAATTATTCTGCAGCTGTTGATCGTCTACAGAAAGACCTTGAGTTGCTGTCCTTTCAGGTTCTCTCTATGTATGAGTCAAGTGAAACTCTTGCAAAGCAACCCATTGTAGAAGATGCTGAGCATTTTCCTGAAGAGCATTCTGCAATAGCAGATTTAAGCGGTACTATAGAACATGACCAAGACAGGCCTGTTGTCAAACAACGGGGAACTGAAGGTCTTCATGAGGCAACTGCATCTCAAATGTTTTCAACTGAAAATGGCACATCACTTAGTTTTAGCTACAAAATGGATGACCAGCAAAACCTCCTTCGGGCTGCCAAAATTGAAGAACTTCGTAGCAGATCTGAAGTCATATGTAATCCTGATTCACAGGTGAACTGCTCCAACACCGAAGGACCAAAAGATGCTTCTTCCACAATGGAATCTGATATTTTAGAAACGTACGCTGTTAACATTCAGTGGCAGGTGTTCTCTGATGTGCTACGGGAATCTCACTATACTGCACTGGATATGATTAAGCAAATGCAGGGAAGGCTATACGTGCTAGAAAAAGAACTCCATGACTCTAATGATGCTAGGGAGTCTTTAATGCTCAAGTTAAACTCTGCACTGGACCAATCAAAAAGTTTGAAAGAAAGTGAATCAGGATACATTTTCAAGTGTGATGATCTGACAGTGAAGAACCAAATATTAGAAGCAAAGCTCCAAGATATTTCAGTTGAAAATGCTTTACTTATGGAAAGGCTTGTGGTATCTGAAACACTTGTTGAGGAACATAAAACTTGTGAAAGCAAGTACAATGCCTGCACTGAAGAAAGGAAGAGATTTGAGAACCTTTTAATGAAAGAAAGTCAGCAAACTAGTCAGCTTAAGGATGAGCTCAGATCAGTAATGGAAGATTTTGAGGCAGTGAAAGATGAATTACGTAAGCAGTCCTCCTTAATCAGTGAGCAGCAAATTGTTTCTACATCACTTCAAGAGCAACTGAGCATCCTATGCTCTAAACTTATTTCTTTGAGCAAGGACATCGACATTCCATGCTTGGATGACGTATCTTTGCTACATGAACTTGAGAACAAGAATTATGCTGCTGTCATAGCAAGCTTGGAATTCTTCCAGCAGCAAGCATGCCAGAAGGTGCTTCATCTCCATCACGAAAAGGACGCATTGGAAGAAATGTGCGATTTTCTCCGGAAGAGATCAGACAAGTCTGAAACAGAATTGCTTGATGTGAAGCAGAAGTTTCATTGTGATATGGCTGGaacagaagaaaagttgaatatttCTGAGGGACATGTAGAGAAGCTTCAGCAGGAACTGCAGGAAATGGTACATAAATTTGAGATAATCTCAGAGGCTCAAGAACAACACTCAATCAGCAATGGTGACTTAACATCAAAGTTGGCAAAAATGGAAGTTGAGCTGCGGATTGTCACCAGTGAGAATGAGACTCTTGTTGAAAAGATGAAAGACATTGCTGCTGTTGTTCAGGAACTTGAGAGGACCAAAATAACTCTTGCAGAATCCGACGAAGATAACAAAACTTTGGCCGAGTCTCTACAGTCTAAAGACGAACTGTTGATGCACATGGAAAATGAAATCAGAGGTTTGCAAAATTGTCTGAGCTGTACCGAGGGAAATTTGCTAAGAGAAAAGACAACGAGGGAAGATCTTGAATCTGCCCTCGCAAGTCTTACATCTCAACTTAGTGAGAAGGATCAGGTCCTGCTATCTTATAATGAGGACAAAACAGAGTTACTTCATCTGAGGGACCAGATTTCGGACATGAGTAAAGAAAACAGTTTGATGCAAGATGCTCTTTCAGAAAGTGAGCAAATCAAAAGGGACCTCAGTTGTAAGAATTGCTCTCTTCAGTCCCAGCTCGCCAATGCTGAAAATCAGTTAGGAACAATTCTGGAGGACTTTCTTGCCACTGAAATTGAAGCTAGTTGCATGAGAAGTCAGGTTGAGGAGGTTGCTGTGCAACTTGAATACTTAAAAAATGATTTTGGGAAGCTTCAGCTTAAGAACAAAGATGCTGACGAGTTATTAAGggcgcacatgttgactgtagcagAATTAACTGACAGAAATGCCACACTTGAATCAGCTATCCATTCTCAAGAAATCAACTTTGCCAGGGTTATTCAAGAGAAGGAAGGGCTTGAAGAGCTTATAAAAAGAAATGAACAGACATTGGCTCAGGTTAGCAATAGTGAGTCTCGAGATACATCAGTATCAATTAATAACAGTGAGGCAGAATTGAAGTATCAAGATGAGATTGTGCAGCTTAGAGCCGTGCAGACAAATCTTGAGGAGCATGTTGATGGTTTGAGATCAGCGAAAGATGAAGTTGAAATTCTAAacgtggttctgaaatcaaaattgGAGGAACACCATACTGAGGCGTCATCACTGCTACAGGATTCTGGATATCAGTTGACAAATTTAAAAGAACAGAACAAAGAGCTTACGCAGAAACTTGCTGAACAAACTCTGAAGGCAGAAGAGTTCAAGAACCTGTCTATTCAGTTGAGAGAGCTAAAAGAAAAGGCTGAAGCTGGGAAAAAGGAGAAAGAGGGGTCGTTGTTCGCCATACAAGATTCCCTTAGAATTGCATTTATCAAAGAGCAATATGAATCAAAGGTTCAAGAGCTTAAAAGTCAGGTGTTTGTCTCTAAAAAGTATTCTGAAGAGATGTTACTGAAGTTACAAAGTGCTTTGGACGAGGTTGAAACTGGGAGGAAAAACGAGATTGCTCTGGCTAAAAGAATTGAAGAGCTATCAATGAAAGTTTCTGAACTGGAGGTGGAGATGCAGGATTTATCTGCTGATAAAAGAGAGTTGTCTAATGCATATGACAGCATAATGACGGACTTGGAATGCACAAAACTGAACTTCGATTGCTGTAAAGAAGAAAAGCAGAGGATTGAGGTCTCTCTTCAGGAGTGCAGTGAGGAACGCAATAGAATAAGGGTGGAGCTTGACTTAGTGAAAAAGTTGCTGGAGAATATGGCATTAACCGACCATGTCGCGTCACCTGATAATTCTGGATCACGCATCCCTCGTGCCACATCTATCGGGCAAATTCTGGGAGATGTTAAATCTGGGTCTGCACCAGAGTTAATACCAAAACTAACAGAAGTTGATTCAGAATTACAGGAAGATGAAGGTGAAATCCATAGCACACATATTTCATCAAATGTAGCAGAATCAGAAGATGTTGGTAAGTCTGATGAGCATCCACATGCCAAGCATGCACCGACAAAGAACTTGGAG AACTGCCATAAGCAATCTGAGGAATCATTGGAGGATCATCCAACTGTCGACAATACCATCAAAGATATTTCTAAAGAGCATAAGAAATTGGCAAATGACTTGAATCTTTTCCAGAAAGAG